Proteins found in one Pyrus communis chromosome 15, drPyrComm1.1, whole genome shotgun sequence genomic segment:
- the LOC137716726 gene encoding peroxidase N1-like produces MSSSKMLLMYFLQLLVGLATTLVMVQGQGKLTRVGFYSGTCPAAESIVKQTVQTHFNSNPSVAPGLLRMHFHDCFVQGCDASVLLDGPNTEKTAGPNLGLRGWEVIDDAKTKLEAACPGVVSCADILALAARDSVVLTKGFTWNVPTGRKDGRVSLATETSNLPGFRESIDVQKRKFQDLGLNTQDLVTLVGAHSIGTSACLFFRYRLYNFTTTGNGADETINPLFLAQLRSICPENGDTARRVDLDTGSASRFDATFFTNLKNGRGILESDQKLWTDATTKSFVQRFLGVRGLQALNFNIEFGKSMVKMSNIGVKSATNGEIRRICSAVN; encoded by the exons ATGAGCTCCTCCAAAATGTTATTGATGTACTTTCTACAGCTACTTGTTGGTTTGGCTACCACCTTGGTGATGGTGCAAGGCCAGGGCAAACTTACACGAGTTGGATTCTACTCGGGTACATGTCCAGCAGCAGAGTCTATTGTCAAACAAACGGTTCAAACTCATTTCAACTCCAACCCTTCCGTTGCTCCTGGCTTGTTAAGGATGCACTTCCATGACTGCTTTGTCCAAGGTTGTGATGCTTCTGTCCTTCTTGACGGCCCTAATACTGAGAAAACCGCTGGGCCTAACCTCGGTTTAAGAGGTTGGGAAGTCATTGACGATGCAAAGACCAAGCTCGAAGCTGCATGCCCAGGAGTTGTTTCTTGTGCAGATATTCTCGCCCTCGCTGCCCGTGATTCCGTAGTTCTT ACCAAAGGATTCACTTGGAATGTGCCTACTGGAAGAAAAGATGGACGAGTTTCGCTGGCCACAGAGACTAGTAATTTGCCTGGCTTTAGAGAATCGATTGATGTACAAAAGCGCAAGTTCCAAGATTTGGGTCTCAACACTCAAGATCTTGTCACGCTCGTTGGTGCACACAGCATTGGCACTTCAGCTTGCCTGTTCTTCAGGTACAGACTGTACAACTTCACCACCACCGGAAATGGCGCTGATGAAACAATCAACCCTTTATTCCTTGCCCAATTACGATCAATTTGCCCTGAAAATGGTGACACGGCCAGGCGTGTTGATTTAGACACGGGCAGTGCAAGTCGATTCGATGCAACTTTCTTCACAAATTTGAAGAATGGTCGCGGAATACTTGAGTCGGATCAGAAGTTATGGACCGACGCCACCACTAAAAGTTTTGTCCAACGATTTTTGGGCGTGAGAGGCTTACAAGCATTGAATTTCAACATCGAGTTCGGAAAGTCGATGGTGAAAATGAGTAACATCGGTGTAAAATCTGCCACAAATGGTGAAATCCGCCGCATTTGTTCTGCAGTCAACTAA